In the genome of Streptomyces violaceoruber, the window GCTGGACCTGTACCACCGGGTGGCCCGCGCCAACGGCGGCGAGCCGGACGCCGGACGCCGGCTGAAGGCCTGGGCGCTCGAGGCGGGGTTCACCGACATCACGGCGACGTCGGCCACCTGGACCTTCACCACGCCCGAGGAGCGGGAGTGGTGGAGCGGCCTGTGGGCGGACCGCACCCTGGCGTCCGCGTACGCGGAGCGCGCCACCGAGGGCGGCCATGCGACGCCGGAGCGACTGCGCGCCGTGTCGGCGGCCTGGCGGGACTGGGGAAAGCACCCGGAAAGCTGGTTCAGCGTTCTGCACGGCGAAATCCTGTGCCGGAAGGAAGCGTGACCGACGCCTGTTCGGTGAAAATCGGGAAACCAGTACGACAGGAGGTTCAACATTATGGTTCCGCTTCTGCTCGTACTGCTTCTCGCGATCGTCCTTTTCGGTATCGGATTCGCGGTGAAGGTGCTCTGGTGGATCGCTCTGGCGGTTCTGGTCCTGTGGCTGATCGGTTTCCTGGCCCGCGGGACGACGGCCGGCGGCGGCAGGGGCCGCTGGTACCGGTGGTGAACGACCGGTGACGCACGACGGATGACGTACAGCGGGTGACGTACGACAAGTGACGTACAACAGGTGACGAGGCTGCTGCCCCGGGAGTGCTCACTCCCGGGGCAGCAGCGGTCCCAGCGGCCCGAGGTCCAGGTTCAGGTCCTCGGGCCGCAGTCCGTAGCGGTCACGCAGTTCGGTCATACGGTCGTCGAGGAGCATCAGGGTGAGCCCGATCCGCTCTTCCTGGTCCTCGCTCAGGTCGCCCTCGTCGACACGGCGCAGCGCCTGGCGTTCCATGAGCTGGCGCAGCAGTTCGACGACCGTCAGGACCAGCTTGATCAGGTCGCGCTCGACCGTGTCGGGCTCGAGGTCGAGGCGGCGCTTGCGGGGCTCGGCGGGTTCACTCACGTCAGTCCCCGAACGGTGAGGGAACGTTGCGGTTGACCGAGCTGATCAGCGCGTTCAGATCGATGCGGACCAGGTCGACGTCCGCGATGCGCAGCGTGACGTCACCGGTGATGACGACTCCGCCCGCCAGCAGCCGGTCGAGCAGGTCGACCAACGCGATCTCGCGGCGCTCCACGACGGTCACGATCCCTCCTCCTCTGTCTCTCCGGCGAAGGAATAGGCCGCCCACGGACCGGTGAGTTCCACGCGAATTCCGGGGGCGTCGTCCTTCGTACGGTCCACCATTTCGACGAATTCCTCGGATGCGTCGCGGGCCACCAGATAGGCGGCATTGAGAACGTTCCGCCCGGCGGCACCGGAAAGGCGGGGGTTCTGCGGCGCGTGCAGCCGGGCGCCGTCGGCCCGTTCGGACAGCGCCGCGTGCAGACCGGTGGCGAACTGTTCGGCCCTGCTCCACAGGTCGTCGTTCGCCCGGGACTGCCGGCGCCGCTGCCGCAGGTAGTCCCGGCCCGTGGCCGGCTTGGGCGCGGGCGGTGCCGACGCCTCCGGCCGCTCGGCCGGTTCCCCCTCGACGTACACCTTCACGCCCCACTCCACCCGGCCGTCCAGCCGGTCGAGCGTGCGCCGGAAGGCCGCCTCGCGCTCCTCCAGCATCACCCGTACGCCGCTGTCGTCGCGGAAGACGGTGGCCAGCCGGAGCGGCAGCGGGGTGGTGACGGCGGTGAGCGCGTCGACCACCTGCTGGTGGGCGCGGGCGGTGGCGGTCAGCCAGTCCAGGTCCTCCAGGCGGGCGCGCAGCGCCTCCTCGCCGAAGTCGGCCTCGGGCACATGGCTGACGACGGCGACCAGGTCTCCGTGCGCCAGCAGCCTGGGCGGGTCGTCCGCCACGCCCGCGAGCTGGGACTGGAGGGCCGCGTCGAAGGGGCGGCAGACGGCATAGACGTAGCGCAGTCCGGTCACGGTGCCTCCTCCCTCGGCACCCGGCCCGGGTCCAGCTCACGCAGGCGTTCGCGGAGTGCCGCGTTCTCCCGGGTGAGTTCGTCGTGCCGGGCGCGCGAGGACAGTGCGGGGTCGCTCTCCCACCAGTCGATGCCCATCTCCTTGGCCTTGTCGACGGAGGCGACGACGAGTCGCAGCTTGATGGTCAGCAACTCGATGTCGAGCAGGTTGATCTTGATGTCGCCCGCGATCACGACTCCCTTGTCGAGCACCCGTTCCAGGATGTCGGCGAGGTTGGCGCTCTGTCCCTGACCGTAGGGATCGGGCAGCCGGCTGGGGGTGGTCATCGACGGCTCCCGCCCTCGGCGTCCTCGTACTCGTACTCGTCCTCGTCCTCGTCACCGGACGCGTACTCGTCCTCCCCGGCTTCCTTGTCCTCCTCGGGCGCCTCGTCCTCCTCGGGCTCCGCGTACTCGCTTTCCGCCTCCTCGTCGTACTCCTCTTCGGGCTCGCCCTCCGCCTCCTCGTCGTACTCGCCCTCGGGCTCCTGCTCCGGCTCCTGCTCCGGCTCCTGCTCCGCCTGCCGCTCCTCTTCCTCCTCGGCGACGGCGTCCTCGTGGCTGCGGACGACCTCGCCGTCGCGGATCTCGCCGCGCCAGCCGTCGTCGGCCTCGCCCTTGAACGTGATGTGGCGGACGTAGTTCTTGAGGTCGAGCCGGGCCCGGCGGCCCTGGGCGCGCCAGATGTTGCCGGTCTTCTCGAACAGGCCCTTCGGGTAGTACTCGATGACCAGGACGACCCGGGTCAGGTTGGCGGCGAGTTCGTGGAAGCTGACGACGCCCTTGGTGGAGCCCTTGGCGCCCTCCGACGTCCAGGAGATCCGGTCGTCGGGCACCTGCTCGGTGGTCGTCGCCTTCCAGCTGCGGTTGGACCACAGGACCTTCAGCTGCCAGTCGGAGGACGTGTCGTCGGCGCGGTTCGCGCTCTTGACGCCCTTCGCGAAGGTGCTGAAGTCCTGGTACTGGGTCCACTGGTCGTAGGCCGTGCGCAGCGGCACGCCCACGTCGACGTACTCGATGATGACGGTCGGCTTCTGGCCCCCACCGCCCTTCTTGCGGCCCTTGCCGCCGGTGAGGTTCTTGAAGGCGCCGACCACGTTGTCCTTCACCTTGCCGGCGCCGACCTCGAAGGCGGCCCGCATCGGGCTCTTGCCCTCGGCCAGCTTGCGTCCGCCGTCGAGGGCGAGCTTGGCGAATCCGGGGCTGTTGCCCTCGGCGATGTCGTTGAGTTTGCCGGTGGTCTCGCCGAGCTTGGTGCCGACCCCGGTCAGCAGCCGGGTCGCCTGTGCGGCGAGGTAGTCCTGCACCTCGGCCTTGAGCCGGTCGGCCGCCTCGCTCTGCGCCACGTCGGCCAGCGGGTTCTTCTTCGCCGCCTTTCCCGCCGTGGAGGCCGCGGACCCCAGGGAGTCGCTCATCGCTCACCACCGTCCTTCGACCGCCGGGCACCGGCGCCGCGGGCGGCGTTCCTGGCCCCTGCCGTCTTCTTTCCGGCCGCCTTCTTGGCGGGCTGGGCACGCTTGGCCGCCGCCTTCTTCGCGGGGGCCTTGGCGGCGGCCTTCTTCGCGGGCGCCTTTCCGGCCGTGCCGCGCGTCTCGGGCGATGCCTTCTTCGCGGGCCGCGCGCGCCGCGGCGCCCGCCGCTCCTCGGACTCCTCGGACTCCTCGGCCTGCTGGGGCTCCTCGGCGTCCTGGTGCTCCTCGGGCTCCTCTCGCTCCCTGGCCTCCTCGTACTCCGAGTCCTCCGAGGCCTCGGAGTCGCGGGAGTCGCGGGAGTCGTCGGATCCGGTGCCGGGTGCCCGGGAGGCCACGCCGGAGAGCTGGTCGCGCACCTCGGCGGTGCGCCCGTGCAACCGGTCGGCGAGGGCGTCGATCTGCCGCTCGACCATGGCGCCCGAGGCCGCCTTGCCCACGCCCCGCAGGTCGGTGCGCAACTGGTCCCCGATCTCCTTGAACTGCGGGTTGTTCTGCAGTTGGCCGGAGACCAGTTCGGCGATGCCCTTCGGGGTCAGGTTCAGCTTCTTGCCGGCCACCATGGTGCCCACGGCTACCGCCATTTTCAGCTTCTTCGTGCGTCCCAGCAGGTATCCGGCCCCTATGGCGAGGCCCAGTCCCACTCGATTCATGGTGCCGTCCCGTTGCCCAATCCCGCGCTTGTGCGCGTAGCGATCTCCAGCCGGTCCAAGAGCTCGTCCTCCTGTCGGTCGAACTCCTCCTCCGTGATCTCACCGGCCTCCAACTGCTCTTCCAGGCGGGCAAGTTCGGCCCGTACCGTGGCCGGGTCGTAGTAGATCCGCTCGGCCTCCTCCAGCACCTGTCTGATGGCCCATCCGCCGCCGCGCACCGGTGCGAACGGCAGCAGCAGGACCTCAGAGATCAGACCCATGCCGTCACCCCGCTCCGGCGTCCGCCCCGCCGGCCGCCGTGCCCGCGGGCTCGGCCGGCCCGGGCTCGACGAAGCTGTACGGCGGCAGCGGGCCGTTCACGCGGACCTCCAGGTGCGGCATCCGGCCGCGGGCCCGCTCGACGGCGGCCAGGAACTCGTCGGCCGCCTCCCGCTTCACCAGGAACGAGACGTTGGCCAGCCAGCCGGTGGACTCGGGGCCCACGCTCACGGCGTCGGCGGCGGCCTCCAGGGCGCGCTCCAGCGCCTTGGCGTCCCCGGCCTCCTGGTCCTTGACCGCGGCCGCGACCATCTCACCGAGCTGGATCTTCGTCTCGTACGTCCCGCCACCCGCCTGCCTGTTGGACTCGGCGAGGGCGCGGATCTCGGGGTTCTCGGCCATCACGTGATGCAGTACGGCCTCTTCGACGTGGTTGGCCTTGATGTTGTACTCGACACGGCCGTCCAGCGCCCCCAGGCGTTCCGCGTAGTGCTCGGCGCGCTCGGCGAGGACTGAGGTGACCGCCTTGTCGTCGGGGGCGACGCTGCCGAAGCGCATGGGCAGCACACAGCCGTCCGCGCCGATCTCGCTCAGCACGTTCTGGTGGGCGAGCAGCTCCCTGCGCTTGGGGCGCAGCCCCTCGGGGGCGTCACTGACGACGGCCGCCAGCTCGCCCTCCTTGAGGATCCGCACCTCGCGCGGTGGGTCGCCGACCCCGCCCGTGCCCTCGGGGAGCGACGGATGCGTGGCGGCGGTGATGCCGTAGACGTACGTACTCACTCCTGCTCCTCCTTCCGGCGCGAGGGCGCGGCCTTGCGGGCCCGCGGACGCGACGACGTCTCACGCTCGGAGCCGCCGTCGTCACGGGCCTGCTTGAACGCGTCGGAGATGGTCTCGGCGGCGCCGGACAGCGCCCCCTTGGACTTGCCGCGGGCGCCGGACTCGGTCATCTCGCCGACCAGGTCGGGCAGCCCCGGGTCCTTGCGCGGCCCGGCCTCCAGGTCGAGCCGGTTGCACGCCTCGGCGAAGCGCAGATAGGTGTCCACGCTGGCGACGACGACACGGACGTCGATCTTCAGGATCTCGATGCCGACCAGGGAGACGCGCACGAATGCGTCGATGACGAGCCCCCTGTCCAGAACAAGCTCCAGCACGTCGTAGAGGCCGCTGCTGCCGCCTCCGCCGCCGGTCTGTTGTGCCGGTACGACAGTCATGCCTGCTGTTCCTCCATCTTGTCGGTGGTGTGGGTGGTGTTCGCGGGTACGGGCCGGCGTCGTGCGCCGGCCTAGCGGCCGCCGCGGGAGTCGGCCCGTCCGCGCTCGTAGCGCCGGGCGCGCCGGTAGCCCGTGAGCTGTCCCTCGGCGTCCAGTTCCACCTGATAGCTCGCCATCAGGCTCATGGTGTCGGGCACCCGCTCCAGTTCCAGGACCTCGACCTCGAGGACCCAGCCCTCCTCCGTCTGCTCGAAGGACGACACGGACTCGGCGGTCATGCCGGTGAGCTCCGCGAGCTGGGCGCGCGCCTCGCGCAGAACCTCCATCGGCTTGGGACGGCGCGGCTCCTGTGACGACTGTGACTTCTGAGACGCCTGAGATGTCTGAGTTGCCTGAGACCTCTGTGGCTTTCGTGAACTCTGTTGTGATTCTTGCGAGTCGGATGTGTTTTTCGTGTTCGACATGGCCACCTCCCCCTCCGTGTGGCCGCATGTGTGTTCGCCAAACCTCGTCGGGTTGCGCAGTCCGCTCAGCCGTGCAAGGCGTTCAGGCGCCGCCGGGCGGGGCCCAGGGCACGGGGGCGGTTCATGATTCCTGCCCAGGGCCGGGTGCGGGCCTGCTCCACCGCGTCGGCGACGGTCCAGCGGCGGGCGTGCAGGGCCGGGTCGTCCAGCTGGTCCCAGGAGATGGGCGTGGCCACGGGGGCGCCGGGGCGGGCGCGGACGGTGAGGGGGGCGACGGCGGTCTGCGCGTAGGCGTTGCGCTGGATGTCGAGGTAGAGCCGGTCCCCGCGGTCCTTCTTGCGGGCGGCGGTGGTGAGCCGGTCGGGGTGGGCGGCGGCCAGGACGTCGGCGACGGCCCGCGCGAACTCCCGTACGTCGTCGAAGTCCTGGCGGCCGTCCAGCGGCACGACCACGTGCAGCCCCCGGGAACCGGTGGTCATCGGCGCGGAGGGCAGCTTCAGCTCGTCGAGCAGTCCGGCCAGCAGCCGGGCCGCCGCGCGCACCGCCTCGAAGTCGTCCTGGGCCGGGTCGAGGTCGAAGACCATGCGGTCGGGCCGGTCGAGCCGCCCGGTCCGGGACAGCCAGCGGTGCAGGGTGAGCGCGGCCTGGTCGGCGAGGTACACGAGGGTGGCGGAGTCGTCGCACACGGTGTGGCAGACGGTGCCGCCCTCCTTGCCGACCTCGACGCGGTCGATCCACTCCGGGTAGTGCTCCGGGGTGTTCTTCTGCATGAACCGCGGACCGTCGACGCCGTCCGGATGCCGTTCCAGCATCAGCGGGCGGCCCCGCAGATGCGGCAGCATGAACGGGGCCGCGGCACGGTGGTAGTCGACGAGATCGCCCTTGGTGTACTCCTCCGTACCGCCCTCACCGGCCGGGAACAGCACCTTGTCCGGCCGGTGGACCTCCACCGTGTGCCGTCCGGCCCGCACGGTCCGGGCGCCGCCACCCCTGCCGCCGCCCTCCGTGCCGCCGCTCCCGCTCACGGAACGATCGCCTGCTCCACGAGCATCCGTGCGGCCGCCTCGATGGACTCGGCGTCGATCCCCGCGGCGTGCAGTTCCTCCGCCGGGGTCGCGGACCCCGGCATCGTCGTGACCGCGAGCCGCACCAGCCGGGGCACGGGCCGCCCGTCCGAGAAGGCGTCCAGGACGGCGTCGCCGATGCCGCCCTCCCGCCGGTGGTCCTCCACGGTCACCAGACAGCCGGTCTCCTCGGCGGCGGCGCGCAGAGTGGCCCGGTCGACGGGCTTGACCGAGTACAGGTCGATCACCCGGACCGGGATGCCGTCCGCTCCGAGCGCGTCGGCCGCGGCGAGCGCCTCGTGCAGGGTGACGCCGGCCGCGACGACGGTGAGCCGGTCGGCGTCGGAGGAGCGCAGTACCTTGCTGCCGCCGACGGGGAACTCCTCGTCGGGGCCGTAGATCACCTTGCTCTCGCCGCGCGAGGTGCGCAGATACCGGATGCCCTCCAGGCCGGCCATCTCGGCGACGAGGCGCGCGGCCTGGTTGGCGTCGCACGGGTACAGCACGGTCGAGCCGTGGATGGCCCGCATCATGGCGAGATCCTCCAGGCCCATCTG includes:
- a CDS encoding gas vesicle protein K; the encoded protein is MSEPAEPRKRRLDLEPDTVERDLIKLVLTVVELLRQLMERQALRRVDEGDLSEDQEERIGLTLMLLDDRMTELRDRYGLRPEDLNLDLGPLGPLLPRE
- a CDS encoding gas vesicle protein codes for the protein MTVVERREIALVDLLDRLLAGGVVITGDVTLRIADVDLVRIDLNALISSVNRNVPSPFGD
- a CDS encoding GvpL/GvpF family gas vesicle protein — protein: MTGLRYVYAVCRPFDAALQSQLAGVADDPPRLLAHGDLVAVVSHVPEADFGEEALRARLEDLDWLTATARAHQQVVDALTAVTTPLPLRLATVFRDDSGVRVMLEEREAAFRRTLDRLDGRVEWGVKVYVEGEPAERPEASAPPAPKPATGRDYLRQRRRQSRANDDLWSRAEQFATGLHAALSERADGARLHAPQNPRLSGAAGRNVLNAAYLVARDASEEFVEMVDRTKDDAPGIRVELTGPWAAYSFAGETEEEGS
- a CDS encoding gas vesicle protein, which gives rise to MTTPSRLPDPYGQGQSANLADILERVLDKGVVIAGDIKINLLDIELLTIKLRLVVASVDKAKEMGIDWWESDPALSSRARHDELTRENAALRERLRELDPGRVPREEAP
- a CDS encoding SRPBCC family protein, which codes for MSDSLGSAASTAGKAAKKNPLADVAQSEAADRLKAEVQDYLAAQATRLLTGVGTKLGETTGKLNDIAEGNSPGFAKLALDGGRKLAEGKSPMRAAFEVGAGKVKDNVVGAFKNLTGGKGRKKGGGGQKPTVIIEYVDVGVPLRTAYDQWTQYQDFSTFAKGVKSANRADDTSSDWQLKVLWSNRSWKATTTEQVPDDRISWTSEGAKGSTKGVVSFHELAANLTRVVLVIEYYPKGLFEKTGNIWRAQGRRARLDLKNYVRHITFKGEADDGWRGEIRDGEVVRSHEDAVAEEEEERQAEQEPEQEPEQEPEGEYDEEAEGEPEEEYDEEAESEYAEPEEDEAPEEDKEAGEDEYASGDEDEDEYEYEDAEGGSRR
- a CDS encoding DNA primase encodes the protein MNRVGLGLAIGAGYLLGRTKKLKMAVAVGTMVAGKKLNLTPKGIAELVSGQLQNNPQFKEIGDQLRTDLRGVGKAASGAMVERQIDALADRLHGRTAEVRDQLSGVASRAPGTGSDDSRDSRDSEASEDSEYEEAREREEPEEHQDAEEPQQAEESEESEERRAPRRARPAKKASPETRGTAGKAPAKKAAAKAPAKKAAAKRAQPAKKAAGKKTAGARNAARGAGARRSKDGGER
- a CDS encoding gas vesicle protein GvpG — translated: MGLISEVLLLPFAPVRGGGWAIRQVLEEAERIYYDPATVRAELARLEEQLEAGEITEEEFDRQEDELLDRLEIATRTSAGLGNGTAP
- a CDS encoding GvpL/GvpF family gas vesicle protein: MSTYVYGITAATHPSLPEGTGGVGDPPREVRILKEGELAAVVSDAPEGLRPKRRELLAHQNVLSEIGADGCVLPMRFGSVAPDDKAVTSVLAERAEHYAERLGALDGRVEYNIKANHVEEAVLHHVMAENPEIRALAESNRQAGGGTYETKIQLGEMVAAAVKDQEAGDAKALERALEAAADAVSVGPESTGWLANVSFLVKREAADEFLAAVERARGRMPHLEVRVNGPLPPYSFVEPGPAEPAGTAAGGADAGAG
- a CDS encoding gas vesicle structural protein GvpA, which encodes MTVVPAQQTGGGGGSSGLYDVLELVLDRGLVIDAFVRVSLVGIEILKIDVRVVVASVDTYLRFAEACNRLDLEAGPRKDPGLPDLVGEMTESGARGKSKGALSGAAETISDAFKQARDDGGSERETSSRPRARKAAPSRRKEEQE
- the gvpO gene encoding gas vesicle protein GvpO; this translates as MSNTKNTSDSQESQQSSRKPQRSQATQTSQASQKSQSSQEPRRPKPMEVLREARAQLAELTGMTAESVSSFEQTEEGWVLEVEVLELERVPDTMSLMASYQVELDAEGQLTGYRRARRYERGRADSRGGR
- the ligD gene encoding non-homologous end-joining DNA ligase translates to MRAGRHTVEVHRPDKVLFPAGEGGTEEYTKGDLVDYHRAAAPFMLPHLRGRPLMLERHPDGVDGPRFMQKNTPEHYPEWIDRVEVGKEGGTVCHTVCDDSATLVYLADQAALTLHRWLSRTGRLDRPDRMVFDLDPAQDDFEAVRAAARLLAGLLDELKLPSAPMTTGSRGLHVVVPLDGRQDFDDVREFARAVADVLAAAHPDRLTTAARKKDRGDRLYLDIQRNAYAQTAVAPLTVRARPGAPVATPISWDQLDDPALHARRWTVADAVEQARTRPWAGIMNRPRALGPARRRLNALHG